In Desulfuromonas sp. KJ2020, a single window of DNA contains:
- a CDS encoding GNA1162 family protein — protein sequence MKLSTLSRIFPLLLLALSLAACASSEATYKNATMNFGAVQSVAVLPFENLTTDDDASARVRDTFMGMLLATEAMYVQPPGEVQRGIDRAGIPQPTQPPADKIQSIGKILGVDAVITGVLREYGQVRSGQTQANIISLSLQLMEVETGTVVWSGAATKGGITLSDRLFGGAGDPMNEVTKEAVNDLLDQLFQ from the coding sequence ATGAAACTCTCCACACTGTCCAGAATTTTCCCCTTGTTGCTGCTGGCGCTTTCTCTGGCTGCCTGCGCCTCTTCGGAGGCAACCTACAAAAACGCCACCATGAACTTTGGCGCCGTCCAAAGCGTCGCCGTGCTCCCCTTTGAAAATCTGACGACGGACGACGACGCTTCGGCCCGGGTGCGCGACACCTTCATGGGCATGCTGCTGGCGACGGAAGCCATGTACGTGCAGCCACCCGGCGAGGTGCAGCGGGGGATCGACCGCGCCGGCATTCCACAGCCGACCCAACCCCCGGCGGACAAGATCCAATCCATTGGTAAAATCCTCGGCGTCGACGCCGTCATTACCGGCGTGCTGCGGGAATACGGCCAGGTTCGCTCCGGTCAGACCCAGGCCAACATCATCTCGCTGAGTCTGCAGTTGATGGAAGTCGAAACAGGCACGGTCGTCTGGTCCGGTGCTGCCACCAAGGGCGGCATTACCCTCTCCGACCGCCTCTTCGGCGGCGCCGGCGACCCCATGAACGAAGTGACTAAAGAGGCAGTCAATGATCTGCTCGATCAGCTCTTCCAATAA
- a CDS encoding YncE family protein, translated as MNRLFLLNVLLMPFLLMACSLPVIPSPAVSQPDYGLRLYVQPLPQEAQNLTLTLADFAAIRADGVPVPLTTSPLKLDGNRMMEMQKRLLATPLPPGDYQGLSLRVANAELRTDEGMISLLVSEEPFVLKEDFRVLPDSALALFLALEPQRLVTDGYRLTPLFSLWKSRPALPELKGLISNSDAGTLSVFEKRSSQVVGVLTVGRQPKGLALDSRQRRAYVALAGDDSLAAIDLINEKVQDKLRLRAGDGPSELAISPDGGTLVTANAATASLSIVSTSPLAEQGRLLLTTAPGSVFFGPASTLVYLLQPDINTLALVDTHRQDIIASANLEFSPIRGTASPDGRSLYLITDDSPYLLVLDAASLRVTDRILVGYGARSLAVHPHSGLVYVGMASGEIAFIDPALSLPIDTLQGDEEAVWLHVDLEENALFVVSTRHNRVAKYDLVSKKRLGLLEAEAGSYAAVLMGD; from the coding sequence GTGAATAGACTTTTTTTACTTAACGTGCTGCTGATGCCCTTTCTGCTGATGGCCTGCAGCCTGCCCGTTATCCCCTCCCCCGCAGTCAGCCAGCCGGATTACGGTCTGCGCCTCTATGTACAGCCTCTGCCCCAGGAAGCCCAGAATCTGACCCTGACCCTGGCGGATTTCGCCGCTATCCGCGCCGATGGGGTGCCCGTTCCCTTGACGACGTCGCCCCTAAAACTGGACGGAAACCGGATGATGGAGATGCAAAAACGCCTCTTGGCTACCCCCCTGCCGCCCGGGGATTACCAGGGGTTAAGTTTGCGCGTCGCCAATGCCGAACTGCGCACGGACGAGGGGATGATCTCCCTGCTCGTTTCTGAAGAACCTTTCGTACTCAAGGAAGATTTTCGTGTATTACCGGACAGCGCCCTGGCCCTCTTTCTGGCCCTGGAACCCCAGCGTCTGGTAACGGATGGCTATCGATTGACGCCGCTTTTCAGCCTGTGGAAGTCACGACCGGCCCTGCCTGAGCTCAAAGGCCTGATCAGCAACAGCGATGCCGGCACCCTGAGCGTCTTTGAAAAGAGATCGTCCCAGGTAGTGGGTGTTCTGACCGTCGGCCGTCAACCTAAGGGCCTGGCACTCGATTCCCGCCAACGCCGGGCCTACGTCGCCCTGGCCGGGGACGACAGCCTTGCCGCTATCGACTTAATCAATGAGAAAGTTCAGGACAAACTGCGCCTGCGCGCCGGCGACGGCCCCAGTGAACTGGCTATTTCCCCCGATGGCGGCACCCTGGTGACGGCCAATGCGGCGACGGCCAGCCTGAGCATCGTCAGCACCTCCCCCCTCGCCGAGCAAGGCCGCCTGCTCTTGACGACAGCGCCCGGCTCGGTCTTTTTCGGCCCCGCCAGCACTCTGGTGTACCTGCTGCAGCCCGACATTAACACGCTTGCCCTGGTGGACACCCATCGGCAGGACATCATCGCCTCGGCGAACCTGGAGTTCAGCCCCATCCGGGGAACCGCCAGCCCGGATGGACGCTCACTCTACCTGATCACGGACGACTCGCCCTACCTGCTGGTGCTGGACGCTGCCTCCCTCAGGGTAACCGACCGCATCCTGGTCGGTTACGGGGCCCGCTCACTGGCGGTCCATCCCCACAGCGGCCTGGTCTACGTGGGGATGGCATCCGGCGAAATCGCCTTTATTGACCCGGCTTTAAGCCTGCCCATTGACACCCTGCAAGGGGACGAAGAAGCCGTCTGGCTCCATGTCGACTTGGAAGAAAATGCTCTTTTCGTTGTATCCACTCGCCACAATCGAGTAGCCAAATACGATCTGGTGAGCAAAAAACGACTCGGCCTGCTTGAGGCTGAGGCCGGCAGCTATGCTGCCGTACTCATGGGTGACTAG
- a CDS encoding cytochrome C, producing the protein MSQPILTSLVAMITLFLAAFPVEATAAFHTGGAGSCNGCHSMHHSEDGLPLSTGSGTWLLRASDASSLCLNCHAGPGGPTSAAVYSFDGSALTPGGDFYWVTKTFSWAGGTSPAARHGHNIIASDFGLTADPNKVNAPGGSYPAAALTCISCHDPHGGRLNGTGAPISVSGSYGEDPAAGTRAGNYRLLGGSDYVTNGFAFTYDAPIARQNPSRPFAESDDSHVDYGAGMSEWCGNCHGAMLPNEHQVGNGTFEHPIGVDARLEADIAANYNSYIRTGDLSGIAAMAYLQFVPFERGTTSTALLDPTSTQGPDATANVMCLTCHRAHASAFMYAGRWDFTANLLANSHPAIGDSGATVTDVSNSTYGRNISLEFGSSQGSFCQKCHPQGTP; encoded by the coding sequence ATGTCCCAGCCCATACTGACATCTCTGGTCGCCATGATCACCCTGTTCCTCGCTGCCTTTCCGGTCGAGGCGACCGCCGCCTTTCATACAGGTGGTGCCGGTTCGTGCAACGGCTGCCACAGCATGCACCACTCGGAAGATGGTCTGCCCCTGTCAACCGGCTCCGGTACCTGGCTGCTGCGGGCCTCGGATGCCAGCTCCCTCTGCCTGAACTGCCATGCCGGCCCCGGCGGCCCGACTTCGGCTGCCGTCTACAGCTTCGACGGTTCGGCGCTCACTCCCGGTGGCGACTTTTACTGGGTCACCAAAACCTTCAGCTGGGCCGGCGGCACCAGCCCCGCCGCCCGTCACGGTCACAACATAATCGCCAGCGACTTCGGTCTTACGGCCGACCCCAACAAAGTCAACGCGCCGGGCGGTTCCTACCCCGCCGCGGCGCTGACCTGCATCAGCTGCCATGACCCCCATGGCGGCCGACTCAACGGCACCGGCGCTCCCATTTCTGTTTCCGGCTCCTATGGGGAAGACCCGGCTGCGGGCACGCGTGCCGGCAACTACCGCCTGCTCGGCGGTTCCGACTATGTCACCAATGGCTTTGCCTTTACATACGATGCCCCGATAGCGCGACAGAATCCGTCCCGTCCCTTTGCCGAATCAGACGATTCCCATGTCGATTACGGGGCCGGCATGAGCGAATGGTGCGGCAACTGCCATGGCGCCATGCTGCCAAACGAACATCAGGTGGGGAATGGCACCTTTGAACACCCCATCGGCGTGGATGCGCGCTTAGAAGCGGACATCGCCGCCAACTACAACAGTTATATCCGTACCGGCGATCTCAGCGGCATCGCGGCCATGGCCTACCTGCAGTTTGTTCCCTTTGAACGAGGAACCACCAGCACGGCCCTGCTCGACCCCACCAGCACCCAAGGACCCGATGCCACTGCCAACGTCATGTGCCTGACCTGCCACCGCGCCCACGCTTCGGCCTTCATGTACGCCGGGCGCTGGGATTTTACCGCCAACCTGCTGGCGAATTCGCACCCGGCCATCGGCGACAGCGGCGCCACCGTCACCGATGTCAGCAACAGCACTTACGGACGAAACATTTCCCTTGAATTCGGCAGCAGCCAGGGGTCGTTCTGCCAGAAATGCCATCCGCAGGGAACCCCCTGA
- a CDS encoding 6-bladed beta-propeller — MMRAFNHTRTKSPALLQCLLGGCFAAALSLSPSMGLCDAKATYMYKLSDFSGEVPSLWARVAVNPELGEVYALNREDSAIQIYNNEAMQIFGFGEELGLSSALDITSGQNGDLYVLYRNPLNRILHLDYKGAPLGEIMPRDLPDTVRGFQGNFIILKNGNFYLADSEAMQVLVLSAEGQYQHHIDLRQLLAEQINKALSQADLRTSQERKLQDDLKALSSAEINGFAVGNQGEIYFTAATLFSAFRYNLDGTLGQFGVSGGAVGKFGVISGIEADAAGRIYVSDRLRCVVLVFDKDFQFVTEFGYRGAAPQNLIVPDDVAINDQNDTVYVSQAANLGVSVYKLQFDTN, encoded by the coding sequence CTTCGATGGGCCTTTGCGACGCCAAGGCCACCTACATGTACAAACTTTCCGACTTCAGCGGCGAAGTACCCTCCCTGTGGGCCCGGGTGGCGGTCAACCCGGAACTGGGTGAAGTCTACGCCCTCAACCGTGAAGATTCCGCCATTCAGATCTACAACAATGAGGCCATGCAGATCTTTGGTTTCGGCGAAGAACTGGGGCTCTCTTCCGCCCTGGATATCACCTCGGGTCAGAATGGCGATCTCTACGTGCTCTACAGAAATCCCCTCAACCGCATCCTGCACCTCGACTACAAAGGGGCTCCTTTAGGCGAGATCATGCCTCGCGACCTGCCCGATACCGTTCGCGGCTTTCAGGGTAACTTCATCATTCTTAAAAACGGCAACTTCTACCTGGCCGACTCTGAAGCCATGCAGGTGCTCGTCCTTTCCGCCGAGGGGCAATACCAGCACCACATCGACCTGCGGCAACTGCTAGCAGAGCAGATCAACAAAGCTCTGAGCCAGGCCGACCTGCGCACCTCACAGGAACGCAAGCTGCAAGATGACTTGAAAGCCTTGAGCAGCGCCGAGATTAACGGTTTCGCCGTGGGAAATCAGGGAGAGATCTACTTCACTGCCGCCACCCTCTTTTCCGCCTTCCGCTACAACCTGGACGGTACCCTGGGTCAGTTTGGCGTATCAGGCGGCGCCGTAGGCAAGTTCGGCGTCATCTCCGGCATCGAGGCGGACGCTGCCGGCCGTATTTATGTGTCGGATCGCCTGCGCTGCGTAGTGCTGGTCTTCGATAAGGATTTTCAGTTTGTGACCGAATTTGGCTATCGCGGGGCTGCACCGCAAAACCTCATTGTTCCCGACGATGTTGCCATCAACGATCAAAACGACACGGTGTATGTGTCTCAGGCAGCCAACCTGGGGGTCAGTGTGTACAAGCTCCAATTTGACACGAACTGA